The Chaetodon auriga isolate fChaAug3 chromosome 2, fChaAug3.hap1, whole genome shotgun sequence genome segment GCTCTTGAATATTCATGTTCCCCAACAGAAaccagaggaaacaaagatgtatctggagagacagaagagaaagtATGACTTCAAGGAAATATATCACTCCATTTACTAACCTTTAAACAAAGGCAGACAGTGACGTATTTTCAAAAAGGTTTAATATCAAATATTCTCTTTTCATAATCCTGCACCATTTTACAAAGTCCTGGCAGTATTTTCAAAGTCCACACACGTcccaaacatcacacacacagtaggagAAACGACTATTCTTCATACTGTTTGAACACTGTTTGAAGTGCTCTTAGCTGCTCATCTTCTCATCACAGTTCACTGTGATTCCTTAAGATATTTCTTGAGTTCAGGGAagaggtgaaaataaaaaaaatcaatcgaAAATATAAAAACCTGCACACTTCAGAAGAATGTGGAAGACAGTAGGACAGTTTTTTACGAACACCGAGTTGAGGTTCGAGACACGTGTCAGgtcgtgtgtgtgcagccaagACAAGAAACGAGTTGAGTCGGACATGACGCACCTGCTTACGCATGTGGAGTTCAAGCATTGTTGGGTTACAACAAGTCATAGAAAGGGTGCTCTGTATCTAATTGTGGATACAAGGAGACTCTGAACTGTGCCCTgtcttaatttaattttaagCTGGACGGCTCTACTGTAGTTATGAATTTCACTGCCTCCGGAGGAACATGTGAACAGGATTTAGTTATTGTAGATCCTAAACCACCTGTCGTCACTTGATGTCCTTCCAGTTGAGCAGTGTGAAGCGTGCGGTCAAGTACTGTATGATCTTTGTCAAATTGTGCTGACACACGCATCCCTCAGGCACTTCAAATCAAAAGCTGGCACAGACCTGAAATCATGTTCTTCATTCATGGGTATGAAATGAATTCTGATGGTGACATTGAAAATCTAATTATTAAATTTCTGTACTAAATGGGTCTCGCTGCATGTGATATTTGGAATGAAAATTCATTTAGTGTCACTTATTAAGGTTCAAGGACTGAGGCTTTATAAAAGGCACTTTGCATTTCCATTCAGCAAGTACATTTTTGTTCTTAAAAGCCCAAGAAATATGTTGTTACAAGGACATGCGGTTCAAGAGGAACCCTGCCAGCATCAGCCTTTACAAGGTGTTGCAGAACGGCAGCACAGGAGTTATGGCAGAACATTTTGTTTAGTTTAAGGCAATAAGGTTTGTAACTGGTAGTATCAAAATAAGAGTAAACTTTGGTCCAAGACCTTTCACAGGAGCATGAGTAGGACTAAAACTATTTTTTGTGATATAAAGAAATGAGTAAAAATTTCCTTTTTGAAAAGTTGGACTCCACAGTTCTTTAAAGAGACAGGATGTGTGATTCTGCCTGCCTTTTTCTGCAAAACAATCTACTATCTCAGCTTCTTAGTGGGATCAAAAAGcaactttaaaaacatgttttttaagagattagtgtgtttctttttctttgaggAAAAGCTGAGTATGTAACATTGCATTGCATCTACCCAAATATCCACATCTTACTAGGTGCATAGCAGGACAACATTCACACATCGAGCACAGCAATAAAGTCAttttacaaatgcacacaaaaatatatataaactgTGTCCTGAACTGTTAATAccatttcagctctgtctgtctatgaCAGTTTCATTGAACTGAAAATAATCTTTATGCAATGCTCACACAGGTACCATATTCAAttttaaaactgaatgttagAAAAATAATGGTCTCTCGAACAATGTCAGACATTTTGTCAGCACACACGTCAGTGTGACAGAAGGAGGATCACCAGTAAAGTCCAATGATAAAACTTCACATtggctgctttgtgtctgtcatttttacaaataacacatttgttttcatgtcttttcagAACGGCAGAGTATCCATAAAGATTTTCTCCACTATTGGTGGAGGAGGCACCAGGTCCTCCAGTTTCAGGTAAAAGATGCGCTGTAGGCCCTGTGTGCACAGAGTCCTCAGTTCGGGGAGTTTGCCCAGAAGACGAGAAAGATAGTTGGGTTGGGTCCGGCTTGTTTCTGATCTGTTTCCGCTTACGTGTTCCCTTAAACAAGTGATGAGATGGTTCTGAAAGTCCTCAACCCTTTTGGGCTCTTTGAGACCATGGCGATCTAGATGGAAAAGATGTTCTCATGAGAAACACAGCTCTGAATATAAACATTAATTGAGTGCAATCAGATTCACTGTgatgaaaagcaaagagaagcTCTCACCAGTGATGATCACTAGTGCTGCAAGGCAAGCAAACAAGGAGATGTCTAAGTTCATGCGGTGGAGGCTCTGAGAGAAATCCATGATGGAGTCAATCCAGTCACCAAAGCTGCGAACGCACTGCAGTCGGTGGAGGACCAGGCCGTTGCAGAAGATCAGTTTGTTCTTCTCAGGATTTGACCTGCAGTTTCAAATCAAAAATATGATCATCATATAGAAACGTGCACATTAGTTGAGTGAGATATTAATTAATTTGGTATTTTATTAAACCGTAAAAGAGGCCGACCTGTAGGCAAGTCGCAGAATGAAGAGCTCAACAAAGGCAGATTCAAGGAGCAGCTCCTGGTCCTCTGTGCAGAAGTCTGTGAATCCTGGGATGGTTTCAGCCCAGTTTCTTATTACATCCAAAGAACCGGTCAGCAGGTCATAAAACTGCTGGATATCACCGgcgtcctccttttctttcaggTTGTCCACTGTCTCCTGGtactgaagaggaagaggtgggaaGGGTGAATGCTACTGAAAAGAACTGCAAATACCATCAATGAGCTGTTAGCTATGCTTTTATTGTACATCCTGTATTGAGGTAACTGTAACCAATCAAATTTCTACAAAGGAGCTCAGGATGGCTGCCAGGCTTGAGATTTACCTTGGAGTAGTCAAGCTTTCCAATGGTTGGGTTTGAGTCTAAATGAGCCCTCACAAGAGAGGCTATGATGTTGACACAGGGGGTCGTGGATGAAGCCTCGACCAGAGTCTTGGGTTTGGAGGGCAGACGACCCCGGCGACCTTTGAGGCTGTCCGTGCGAACAACTACGAGAgggacagaaaggcagagagggacaCTTAAAGCACACGTTTTTGACTCTCACATGGCCGTCACTGCACCCCGCAATTTAAAAAATAACTGCTGTATCAGTTTCAGTTTCCCTTTTTCTGCAGCTGGCACTATGAGGTTCTGGTTACATAGTGTATGTCTGTCATTCCCAGCTTCGGTTTCACAAGACTGTCATTACAAACCCCCGGTTGCTTGTTGTCATTCATTAGTTACTGAAAGCTTTAAGAGAGTCTGACATTGCGTTACCTTCTTTGACCATTCCCACTGCAAGACATTTCTGGAAACGGCAGAACTGGCAGCggtttctcctcctcttgtccacTGGACAGTCTTTATTGGCGAGGCACACATActttgcatttttctgcacaGTTCGCTGTCagacagggggaaaaaaaatagattacTATAGCTTGTAGCTACAATGCTACACATATATAATGCTGTAAATGGCAGAAAAGTCCGTGATAAATCTGCACACAATCTTATGTTAAATAAGAgatgaaataatgattttttttttgttaatctgCTCGGTTTGCATGTCCATAAGGCTTCACCTGTTTTGCAGCTGCATTTCTATTGGGGTTCTCCAGAACAAAACCACATTTCAGTATTGGTATTAACTAGTTATTGTTGGTGCATTTCTGGTAAACACTCCACATGATATTTGATCTAAAAAAATCAGTACTATAGTCTGGCCACGGCTGGATTTTTGAGGCCAACATTTGAGAGTTAAAGAAAATCCAATGatgatacttttttttattattattattaacaaccACATAACATAAGTAAACACTTTTCATAAGGATCCTTTAAATTTGTGTTGTCATCAATGTAGCAGTTCAAtgtacaatttaaaaaaatatacttgTCACTTGATTGTCCAGAACGTCTGTTTGTCACTGTTCCTAACTACCTCAAAACATATCTTTGCCATTTCTGTTCTGCCATTTCTTGTTACTTATTGGCTAACACATACACTGACATATCGTCAACAAGCTATTATGGGCAGCTTTGTCATCCCAGCCAATTTATCCACTGGGCTCTAGTCAGCAGAGTAAACCTGTAAAATGCTGTTCAGCTATTTACCTTGAAGAAACCTTTGCAGCCCTCACAGGTGCGCACTCCATAGTGCTGACAGGATGCATTGTCACCACAAACTGCACAGCGGCCCTCACTGGATCCTGGGTTGTGGGTTTTAGGAGGCGTCATGGCCCCCTCTACTATGCTGGGGCTTTCCAGGGGTCCGTGTTCCAGGGACATGGGGGGACAATGAAGTGGAGAGACATGCTGCTGGGGAGGCAGGAAGAAAGGGTCCTCCTGGCCTGGCTGAACATCCTGATGCTGCCCCAGAGGAGAGTGCTGCTCTGGTGTGGGGCTGAAGGTGAAAAAGGAGAGCTGCTGGGCCATGGCAGCCTTGTCAGCCACAGAGGAGGGGGGTGCTGAGGGGTAGGGGCTGAAAGGGGAATCCCAGACAGGTGCACACTGGGTCTGAAAGCCTGGTGTTGGAGGAGATGCAGCAGCATAAACTGGGCTGCCATAGTAGTCAGAACCACATGATGACAGCGTTTCATCAAGGCAGCTGAGTGCAAAGGATCCTGGGTAACAGCCATACACCTGGAGATCATCCAGCTTGAAGGCTTGGCTCTGCACCTGAGGGCAGGAGTTTTCAGCTACTGTGGCATGGTTGAAAGAAACTgtagaggcaggaggagaggtggTAATCTTGCAGGAATAAGCATCAAACTCCCCCATGTAGCCATTTCCCACCAAGGTATTGATGCTGGGCAACGAAGATGTAGACAGCTGGTCCTTTTGGGCACTGATGTCCATCATCAGTTTGGCACTGAGATCAGGATTCAAGAACTCAGAGCTGAAGTAGGTGTCATGGGGCAGGGATGCATACTGGGTTTGTACACAGGGCATCTCTAGGACAGATGACAGCAACAATTACTactgatgaaaataaacccaagtgttCATCCAAGTCAGGTAAAAGTTGCTTAGGCAACATTTACTTACACTAAATATGTGTCATTAAATTGAAGCAAATGTCTTTAAATGCGTCATAAACAATTGCCACACATATTCCAAAGTTGTCAAAAAAGCAtgactttcctttttttttcaaaataaaaggttgAACTCTTGTTTTAAAATCACTGTGGATAATTCAGGCTGACAAGAAGTCAAATAGATTTTGCTTAAATCAAACCATCCAAACAGGAGCCTACATTAACACCTTGGAAACACACTATCTAATTTCCCCCAGTGCCATTTCTCTAGCTTCAGGGCCAATCAGTCCTCTTTAGAAAATGCAGAGGGTGGTCCAGTGGAGCAAACAGATAATATCACATATTGTGTTACTGGCTGTTAATGCTCTGAAAACCTCCTTCAGTGGAGGGCAATCCTCTGCCACAGGGACTGTGCCAGGGAGTGCTGCAGATTGTATTTCAGTGCGGGCTGCATGCCAGCTGAAATGGGAAAGGTGGCAGAGCCTgcttatgtatgtgtgtgcgtgtgtgtttgtgtgtgcgtgcatggtTGGGTGAATGGGCGTGTATCCACAAGTGCAAACTTCCTCACTCTACACCTGAACATTCTTCGAAAACTGTTCAAACTTAAACTAAATTATTAAATTCTTTTCCGAAACTCACAATCAGGCTTGACTTATGGGGAGCCCACGCTGCTCAAGTGTCCAACATGTGTCTTATGTCCTATAAATATACCTTACTCTATATGTCTTCTCGTACTGCATAGCAACAGTAATAGAGCCATGGAAGGAAAATACAAAACGTAAAATCATGACAAAGTTGAGAATATAGTCTGGACAGTTGACTGAACTTAGAGCCGGATAGAGGAAAGCACTCATAGTAAAGTTGCACAAATCGCATAACTACGAACAGTCAACACTTAATCAATCACACTCTGGGAAATTTCCTCAATAATGACAAAATATACTCTAAAATACTTACACAACTATTTATCATATAACAAGAATTGCTGTTTATGCTCATTTGCAGCGTTCATTAGACACACCGTGCTAAAGCTAATCTTCAGTTGGCAGAATGAACACTAAGTTGTTCTGCTGGTCTGATGTCGTTTGTAATATTTCGTCCTCCCCATTTATATCACAGAGGGTAGTCTAGTTGGATCAACGCCACTTAAACAGTTCCTACAAAAGTGATCATTATTACTTTCATGAAGGTAGGGCTGATTGCATTAGTTTAAGCAAGGTGTACTAAACAAAAGTGCAGCTGAGCTCTGACTGCT includes the following:
- the LOC143339553 gene encoding putative nuclear hormone receptor HR38, which translates into the protein MPCVQTQYASLPHDTYFSSEFLNPDLSAKLMMDISAQKDQLSTSSLPSINTLVGNGYMGEFDAYSCKITTSPPASTVSFNHATVAENSCPQVQSQAFKLDDLQVYGCYPGSFALSCLDETLSSCGSDYYGSPVYAAASPPTPGFQTQCAPVWDSPFSPYPSAPPSSVADKAAMAQQLSFFTFSPTPEQHSPLGQHQDVQPGQEDPFFLPPQQHVSPLHCPPMSLEHGPLESPSIVEGAMTPPKTHNPGSSEGRCAVCGDNASCQHYGVRTCEGCKGFFKRTVQKNAKYVCLANKDCPVDKRRRNRCQFCRFQKCLAVGMVKEVVRTDSLKGRRGRLPSKPKTLVEASSTTPCVNIIASLVRAHLDSNPTIGKLDYSKYQETVDNLKEKEDAGDIQQFYDLLTGSLDVIRNWAETIPGFTDFCTEDQELLLESAFVELFILRLAYRSNPEKNKLIFCNGLVLHRLQCVRSFGDWIDSIMDFSQSLHRMNLDISLFACLAALVIITDRHGLKEPKRVEDFQNHLITCLREHVSGNRSETSRTQPNYLSRLLGKLPELRTLCTQGLQRIFYLKLEDLVPPPPIVEKIFMDTLPF